The following coding sequences are from one Novosphingobium sp. Gsoil 351 window:
- the metC gene encoding cystathionine beta-lyase gives MSRICEFPGMAKPHDDLKPATRLVTAGRKPEWTGAAVNPPVWRTSTHLYENCAALETGRHVNADGVFHYGARGGPTQWALADALTALEPGAAGTMLYPTGLAAPVCALLAVLKAGDELLVSDNSYDPTRTFAQRWLKNFGVTTRFFDPLDVAGFAGMIADKSRAVLLENPGSLTMEVCDVPALSAAAKAGGLAVLLDNTWAGPTGFQALAHGADMSILALTKHVGGHSDLMLGSVTATAEYYTRLRRSSLQLGQQASPDDCALALRGLRTMDVRLRQSTASGLSIARWLQARDDVAQVLFPPLPGSPGHELWRRDFTGACGLLTFVLKGRDEAARAGLIDALRLFGIGYSWGGFESLVLPVNPERDRAVTPWPPAFLDQADRQAVRLWIGLEDPGDLIADLDQAFGAIKPA, from the coding sequence ATGAGCAGGATTTGTGAGTTTCCCGGGATGGCCAAGCCCCATGACGATCTGAAGCCCGCCACCCGCCTGGTCACCGCGGGGCGCAAGCCGGAATGGACCGGGGCCGCAGTCAATCCGCCCGTCTGGCGAACAAGCACGCATCTTTATGAAAACTGCGCTGCGCTGGAGACGGGACGGCACGTCAATGCCGACGGCGTGTTCCATTATGGCGCGCGTGGCGGGCCGACGCAGTGGGCGCTTGCCGACGCGCTGACCGCGCTCGAACCGGGGGCGGCCGGGACGATGCTCTACCCGACCGGCCTCGCCGCCCCGGTCTGCGCGCTACTGGCGGTGCTCAAAGCCGGCGACGAACTGCTTGTGTCGGACAATTCTTACGATCCGACGCGGACCTTCGCCCAGCGCTGGCTGAAGAACTTTGGCGTCACCACGCGGTTCTTCGATCCGCTCGATGTCGCGGGGTTCGCCGGAATGATCGCCGACAAATCGCGCGCGGTACTCCTGGAAAACCCCGGCAGCCTGACGATGGAGGTATGCGACGTCCCCGCGCTCTCCGCTGCGGCCAAGGCGGGCGGGCTGGCGGTCCTGCTCGACAACACCTGGGCCGGGCCGACCGGCTTTCAGGCCCTCGCCCACGGCGCCGACATGAGCATTCTCGCGCTGACCAAGCATGTCGGCGGGCACTCGGACCTTATGCTGGGCAGCGTTACCGCCACCGCAGAATACTACACGCGGTTGCGGCGCAGCTCGCTTCAGCTCGGTCAGCAAGCCTCGCCCGACGATTGCGCGTTGGCGCTGCGCGGCCTGCGGACGATGGATGTACGGCTGCGCCAATCGACCGCGAGCGGGCTGAGCATCGCCAGGTGGCTCCAAGCACGCGATGACGTCGCCCAAGTCTTGTTCCCGCCGCTGCCCGGGTCGCCCGGCCACGAGCTGTGGCGACGCGATTTCACCGGTGCCTGCGGGCTGCTGACCTTCGTGTTGAAAGGCCGCGACGAGGCCGCACGCGCCGGCCTTATCGACGCGCTGCGACTGTTCGGGATTGGCTATAGCTGGGGCGGGTTCGAAAGCCTCGTGTTGCCTGTCAATCCCGAGCGCGACCGTGCGGTCACGCCCTGGCCGCCTGCCTTCTTGGACCAGGCGGACCGCCAAGCCGTCCGCCTGTGGATCGGACTGGAAGACCCAGGAGACCTGATCGCGGACCTCGACCAGGCCTTTGGCGCGATAAAGCCTGCCTAG
- the cobA gene encoding uroporphyrinogen-III C-methyltransferase, with translation MASSAPSIGTVHLVGAGPGDPDLLTLRAARLVMDAKLIVHDGLVDPAILAMARPACRMISVAKSRARHSLPQDQINALLVREALTGNDVVRLKGGDPFIFGRGGEELEACRAAGVPVEVVPGVSAALGAAAAAQMALTHREDASVVSFVAGQCKGLTDQNWAGLAGRGRTLVIYMGVASADAIAAKLIADGLAADMPVAVIENASRAEMRVLRAPLSGLGDLVAAERVKSPALIVVGMVAARGQDAALAPIVKAAA, from the coding sequence ATGGCTTCGTCCGCTCCTTCCATCGGCACCGTCCATCTCGTGGGCGCCGGCCCCGGCGATCCGGATCTGCTGACGCTGCGCGCGGCGCGGCTGGTGATGGACGCCAAGCTCATCGTCCACGACGGGCTGGTCGATCCCGCGATCCTCGCGATGGCGCGCCCCGCCTGCCGGATGATCTCGGTCGCCAAAAGCCGTGCGCGCCATTCGCTGCCGCAGGACCAGATCAACGCGCTCCTGGTGCGCGAGGCGCTGACGGGCAACGATGTTGTCCGGCTCAAAGGCGGCGATCCCTTCATTTTCGGGCGCGGGGGCGAAGAACTCGAAGCGTGCCGGGCTGCCGGTGTACCCGTGGAGGTGGTCCCCGGGGTGAGCGCCGCGCTGGGGGCGGCCGCCGCCGCGCAGATGGCCCTGACGCACCGCGAGGATGCGAGCGTGGTCAGTTTCGTCGCGGGCCAGTGCAAGGGCCTGACCGATCAGAACTGGGCAGGCCTTGCCGGAAGAGGCCGCACCCTGGTGATCTACATGGGCGTCGCCAGCGCCGATGCCATCGCCGCCAAACTGATCGCCGACGGTCTCGCCGCCGACATGCCGGTCGCGGTGATCGAGAACGCGAGCCGCGCCGAGATGCGCGTTCTGCGCGCGCCGTTGTCAGGCCTCGGCGATTTAGTCGCGGCCGAGCGGGTCAAGAGCCCCGCGCTGATCGTTGTCGGTATGGTCGCCGCGCGCGGTCAGGACGCCGCCCTCGCCCCCATCGTCAAGGCAGCAGCATGA
- a CDS encoding DUF2849 domain-containing protein → MKILTGNDLKSGAVVWWTGNGWSLHVDDAIDAGEHADLILAEETAGCRVNGGYAIDAESDGAGKVRPAHIKDRIRALGPTVRPDLTLKPADPAAGTWVI, encoded by the coding sequence ATGAAGATTCTTACTGGGAACGATCTCAAAAGCGGCGCGGTTGTGTGGTGGACCGGCAACGGCTGGTCGCTCCATGTCGATGATGCCATCGACGCGGGCGAACACGCGGACTTGATCCTCGCCGAAGAGACCGCCGGTTGCCGCGTCAACGGCGGCTACGCGATTGACGCCGAGTCCGATGGCGCTGGGAAAGTTCGCCCAGCGCACATCAAGGATCGCATCCGCGCGCTTGGCCCGACCGTCCGCCCCGACCTGACCCTCAAGCCCGCCGACCCCGCTGCCGGCACCTGGGTGATCTGA
- a CDS encoding nitrite/sulfite reductase: MYKYDNYDQAMVDARVEEFRDQTRRRIEGHLTDDQFKPLRLKNGLYLQLHAYMLRVAIPYGTFDSRQMRALAEIARKYDRGYGHFTTRQNIQYNWIKLEEAPDLLADLAKVEMHAIQTSGESIRNISADQYAGAAADESMDPRPWCEMLRQMTTFMPEFSYLPRKFKIAVTAAAEDRAALRWHDFALRIVFDEAGEQGFEVFAGGGMGRTPMIAPRLREFLPAGQIFSYLQAVLRVWNRNARRDNIHKQRMKILVHELGAEEFTRQVEEEFQHFLTLAADFPQAEYDRIATYFAPPPFESGLSEEIDRSDPDFALWVDRQVVAHKAPGYAIANISLKPTRGIPGDMSAEQMDLVADLAERYSFDELRATHAQNLVLPHVRKSDLYAVWEALNGAGLADVNLNLISDIIACPGLDYCSLANARSIPVAQKIAERFADLDRQRDLGELKIKISGCINACGHHHAGHIGILGVDRKGTENYQLLLGGSGAEDASHAKITGPGFDEDGIVDAVERTIEHYRAVRTPGERFLDTYRRVGMEPFKEAIYG; encoded by the coding sequence ATGTACAAATACGACAACTACGATCAGGCCATGGTTGATGCCCGCGTCGAGGAATTCCGCGACCAGACCCGCCGGCGGATCGAAGGCCATCTGACCGACGATCAGTTCAAGCCGCTGCGGCTCAAAAACGGACTCTATTTGCAATTGCACGCCTACATGTTGCGCGTGGCGATCCCCTATGGCACCTTCGATAGCCGCCAGATGCGCGCGCTGGCCGAGATCGCGCGCAAGTATGATCGTGGCTACGGCCACTTCACGACACGTCAAAACATTCAATACAACTGGATCAAGCTGGAAGAGGCACCCGATCTTCTCGCAGATCTCGCCAAAGTCGAGATGCACGCGATCCAGACCAGCGGCGAATCGATCCGCAACATAAGCGCAGATCAATATGCAGGGGCGGCCGCCGACGAGAGCATGGACCCGCGCCCATGGTGCGAGATGCTGCGGCAGATGACCACGTTCATGCCCGAATTCAGCTATCTGCCGCGCAAGTTCAAGATCGCCGTCACAGCCGCCGCCGAGGACCGCGCCGCGCTGCGCTGGCACGATTTCGCTCTGCGCATCGTATTCGACGAGGCGGGCGAGCAAGGCTTCGAGGTTTTCGCCGGGGGCGGCATGGGCCGCACCCCGATGATCGCACCGCGCCTGCGCGAATTCCTGCCCGCAGGCCAGATATTCTCGTACCTTCAGGCCGTGTTGCGCGTGTGGAACCGCAACGCCCGACGCGACAACATTCACAAGCAACGGATGAAAATCCTCGTGCACGAACTGGGTGCCGAGGAATTCACCCGGCAGGTTGAGGAGGAATTCCAGCACTTTCTGACTCTGGCTGCGGACTTTCCCCAAGCCGAATACGATCGCATCGCCACCTACTTCGCCCCGCCCCCGTTCGAGAGCGGCCTCAGCGAAGAGATCGATCGCTCCGATCCCGATTTCGCGCTGTGGGTCGATCGCCAGGTCGTGGCGCATAAGGCGCCCGGCTATGCAATCGCCAACATCAGCCTGAAGCCTACCCGCGGCATTCCGGGTGATATGTCGGCGGAGCAGATGGACCTCGTCGCGGACCTCGCCGAACGCTACAGCTTCGATGAATTGCGCGCGACCCATGCGCAGAACCTGGTCCTGCCGCACGTTCGCAAGAGCGACCTTTACGCGGTATGGGAGGCGTTGAACGGCGCCGGCCTGGCCGACGTCAACCTCAATCTCATCAGCGACATCATCGCCTGCCCGGGGCTCGATTATTGCAGCCTGGCCAACGCGCGCTCGATCCCGGTCGCGCAGAAGATCGCCGAGCGGTTCGCAGATCTCGATCGCCAGCGCGACCTCGGCGAGCTCAAGATCAAGATCAGCGGCTGCATCAACGCTTGCGGTCACCACCACGCCGGGCACATCGGCATCCTCGGCGTAGATCGCAAGGGCACCGAGAATTACCAGTTGCTGCTAGGCGGCTCGGGAGCGGAGGATGCGAGCCACGCCAAGATCACCGGGCCCGGGTTCGACGAGGACGGTATCGTCGACGCGGTAGAACGGACGATCGAGCACTATCGCGCCGTCAGGACACCGGGCGAACGCTTCCTCGATACCTATCGCCGTGTCGGCATGGAGCCTTTCAAGGAAGCGATCTATGGCTGA
- a CDS encoding DUF934 domain-containing protein, with amino-acid sequence MAELRYRDDEPADEPAVSLESFLEQSNASSVRIEAGDDVRLLIPLLERVRLVEIDFPKFRDGRGFSSARLLREAGYGGEIKATGDVLLDLLLFMRRCGFDSFAPDAAIDPAEAELALSRYPYVYQHAADAAVPIWKLRHG; translated from the coding sequence ATGGCTGAGCTGCGCTATCGCGACGACGAACCGGCCGACGAGCCCGCGGTCAGCCTTGAATCTTTCCTCGAACAGTCGAACGCCAGTTCGGTGAGGATCGAGGCCGGCGACGACGTGCGCCTGCTGATTCCGCTGCTCGAACGGGTGCGCCTGGTCGAGATCGACTTTCCCAAGTTTCGCGACGGTCGCGGCTTCTCGAGCGCACGGCTTCTGCGCGAAGCTGGCTACGGCGGCGAGATCAAGGCTACCGGCGATGTTCTGCTCGACCTGCTGTTGTTCATGCGCCGCTGCGGCTTCGACAGTTTCGCGCCCGATGCGGCGATCGATCCCGCCGAGGCCGAACTGGCCCTGAGTCGTTACCCCTACGTCTATCAGCACGCCGCCGACGCTGCGGTGCCGATCTGGAAACTGCGACATGGCTAG
- a CDS encoding phosphoadenylyl-sulfate reductase has protein sequence MARPERIRDVIDVTPAFVQADADALNARFAGVDTSTMLAALLGNELKGRVAAVSSFGAESAVLLHLIAEIDKDVPLIFVNTQKIFGETLAYRDELSERLGFTDLRVFRPDPYDLAAHDKTGLRWSYDPDGCCEIRKVAPLRRALVPFDAWISGRKGFQGKTRSALPRFEIDEGKLKLNPLADWSKERLESYFDEHRLPAHPLVAQGYPSIGCSPCTTKVAPGEDPRSGRWKGWDKTECGIHAPGVPDGELPPGYEPVF, from the coding sequence ATGGCTAGGCCCGAGAGAATCCGCGACGTCATCGATGTGACGCCGGCGTTCGTTCAGGCCGACGCCGACGCGCTCAACGCGCGCTTTGCGGGCGTCGATACGTCGACGATGCTGGCCGCCCTGCTCGGCAACGAGCTCAAGGGGCGCGTCGCGGCGGTGTCGTCGTTCGGCGCCGAATCCGCGGTGCTGCTGCACCTGATCGCGGAGATCGACAAGGATGTGCCGCTGATCTTCGTCAACACGCAGAAAATCTTCGGAGAGACCCTCGCCTACCGCGACGAACTGTCCGAGCGGCTCGGCTTCACCGACTTGCGCGTTTTCCGCCCCGATCCTTACGATCTTGCGGCACACGACAAGACCGGGCTGCGCTGGTCCTACGATCCCGACGGGTGCTGCGAAATCCGCAAGGTTGCCCCGCTGCGGCGCGCGCTGGTTCCTTTCGATGCCTGGATTTCAGGGCGCAAGGGCTTTCAGGGCAAAACCCGCAGCGCCTTGCCGCGGTTCGAGATCGACGAGGGCAAGCTCAAGCTCAACCCGTTGGCCGACTGGTCGAAGGAGCGCCTCGAAAGCTACTTCGACGAGCATCGCCTGCCGGCGCACCCGCTGGTCGCGCAAGGCTATCCTTCGATCGGCTGCTCGCCCTGCACCACTAAGGTCGCGCCGGGCGAAGACCCGCGCTCGGGCCGATGGAAGGGCTGGGACAAGACCGAATGCGGGATCCATGCGCCGGGCGTGCCGGACGGGGAACTGCCGCCGGGCTACGAACCGGTGTTCTGA
- a CDS encoding NAD(P)-dependent oxidoreductase: protein MTIAVTGATGFVGQAVLEQAAAQGLAVRALVRKPQPPRAGVEWVEGDLDDTEALARLMERAEAVIHIAGVVNAPDVAGFTAGNVGGTLNVVTAAMVAGIPRFVQVSSLSAREPQLSAYGASKLKGEKVVMASPLDWTVVRPPAVYGPRDREMLELFRFARTGIVPLPPRGRMAVIHVDDLARLLLALVPGGEDVARKLFEPDDGHAGGWTHKSFAKAIGWAVGKRITPLPLPAFALRAAARGDRLLRRAAAKLTEDRVGYMCHPDWTVGEELRPPAARWQPEIGTREGLKATAKWYREAGWL from the coding sequence GTGACGATTGCGGTGACGGGAGCGACGGGTTTCGTCGGCCAGGCGGTGCTCGAGCAGGCTGCGGCGCAGGGCCTGGCGGTGCGAGCGCTCGTGCGCAAACCGCAGCCACCGCGCGCCGGGGTCGAATGGGTTGAAGGCGATCTTGACGATACCGAGGCCCTGGCGCGACTGATGGAGCGGGCCGAGGCGGTGATCCACATCGCCGGGGTGGTCAACGCACCCGACGTCGCGGGCTTCACCGCCGGCAATGTCGGCGGCACGCTGAACGTTGTCACCGCGGCGATGGTCGCGGGCATTCCGCGCTTCGTCCAGGTCTCTTCGCTTTCTGCGCGCGAGCCGCAACTCTCGGCCTACGGCGCGTCGAAGCTCAAGGGCGAGAAGGTGGTCATGGCCAGCCCGCTCGACTGGACCGTGGTCCGCCCCCCCGCCGTCTATGGCCCGCGAGATCGGGAAATGCTCGAGCTGTTCCGCTTCGCCAGGACGGGGATCGTTCCGCTGCCGCCGCGCGGGCGGATGGCGGTAATTCATGTCGATGACTTGGCGCGGCTGCTGCTGGCGTTGGTGCCAGGGGGTGAGGACGTCGCCCGCAAGCTGTTCGAGCCCGACGACGGCCATGCCGGAGGTTGGACGCATAAGAGCTTCGCCAAGGCGATCGGCTGGGCGGTGGGCAAGCGGATCACGCCGTTGCCGCTTCCCGCCTTCGCGCTGCGCGCCGCCGCCCGTGGCGACCGTCTGCTCCGCCGCGCTGCGGCCAAGCTGACTGAGGACCGGGTCGGCTATATGTGCCATCCCGACTGGACCGTGGGCGAGGAGTTGCGCCCGCCTGCGGCGAGGTGGCAGCCCGAAATCGGCACGCGCGAGGGGCTTAAGGCGACGGCGAAGTGGTACCGCGAGGCGGGGTGGCTGTAG
- the proB gene encoding glutamate 5-kinase, protein MPVATLADFTDADACPRIVVKVGSALLVGEDGAARRAWLETLVGELAAAHARGQQVIVVSSGAIALGARKLGLTKGGRGSLADAQAAASVGQIALAGLWAELLAGHGITAAQILLTLDDLEDRRRYLNATATLGRLLAAGAIPVINENDSVATHEIRFGDNDRLAARVAQAAGASGLLLLSDVDGLYDRNPRRGDAQMLKLVRGVTPEVLAMADGASGSGVGSGGMTSKLQAAEIAERAGIAMAIVGGKSNAPLASALAKGSGTLFLPRRRDPARKAWLGGRLRLKGAVVVDDGAARALARGSSLLAAGISAVEGPFARGDAVAVRDGKGHLLAHGLAEYDAEECERLRGRQSAEHAEILGYAPRSAVIHRDQLVVL, encoded by the coding sequence ATGCCCGTCGCGACGCTCGCCGATTTCACCGATGCCGATGCCTGCCCGCGGATCGTGGTCAAGGTCGGCTCAGCGCTGCTTGTCGGCGAAGACGGCGCGGCGCGGAGGGCATGGCTGGAGACGCTGGTCGGCGAACTCGCAGCGGCGCATGCCCGGGGCCAGCAGGTTATCGTGGTCAGCTCGGGCGCGATCGCGCTGGGCGCGCGCAAACTCGGCCTGACCAAGGGCGGACGTGGCAGCCTCGCCGATGCGCAGGCGGCGGCCTCGGTCGGGCAGATCGCGCTGGCCGGGCTGTGGGCCGAACTGCTTGCTGGGCACGGCATCACCGCCGCGCAGATCCTCCTCACGCTCGACGATCTCGAAGATCGTCGCCGCTACCTCAACGCCACCGCCACGCTCGGCCGCCTGCTGGCGGCAGGCGCGATCCCGGTGATCAACGAGAACGATTCGGTCGCGACCCACGAAATCCGCTTCGGCGACAACGATCGGCTGGCAGCGCGGGTTGCTCAGGCGGCGGGAGCGAGCGGGCTGCTGCTGCTAAGCGACGTCGATGGCCTGTACGACCGCAACCCCCGGCGCGGCGACGCGCAGATGCTGAAACTGGTGCGTGGGGTTACGCCTGAAGTCCTCGCCATGGCCGACGGCGCCTCCGGTTCGGGCGTAGGCTCGGGGGGAATGACTTCCAAGCTGCAGGCCGCCGAGATCGCCGAGCGCGCGGGCATCGCGATGGCCATCGTGGGAGGCAAGTCGAACGCGCCGCTGGCCAGCGCGCTGGCCAAAGGGTCGGGCACGCTGTTCCTCCCCCGCCGCCGCGATCCGGCGCGCAAGGCGTGGCTGGGCGGTCGGCTGCGGCTGAAGGGCGCTGTGGTGGTGGATGACGGAGCGGCCCGGGCGTTGGCCAGGGGCAGCAGCCTGCTTGCAGCAGGCATTAGCGCGGTAGAGGGCCCGTTCGCGCGGGGTGACGCAGTGGCGGTGCGCGACGGCAAGGGCCATCTGCTCGCCCACGGTCTCGCCGAATACGACGCGGAAGAGTGCGAACGACTACGCGGGCGCCAATCCGCCGAACATGCCGAAATCCTCGGCTACGCCCCGCGCAGCGCGGTGATCCATCGCGATCAGTTGGTCGTGCTGTGA
- a CDS encoding YdbL family protein yields MTAQFLSKLMLTLSGVALVAAPVAVMAQGRDPAYAAARASGQIGEKLDGYLGFVVTPGAALRAMVDDLNIKRKAAYAAKAQANNATVEEYALSSGCQLILNTQPGEKYQAPDGSWQTRGSSPPQRDSRCP; encoded by the coding sequence ATGACTGCCCAGTTCCTCTCGAAGCTGATGCTCACCCTTAGCGGCGTGGCGCTGGTCGCTGCACCGGTGGCTGTGATGGCCCAGGGTCGCGATCCGGCCTACGCCGCCGCGCGCGCCTCAGGTCAAATCGGTGAGAAGCTGGACGGCTATCTCGGCTTCGTCGTCACGCCCGGCGCGGCGTTGCGGGCGATGGTCGACGACCTCAACATAAAGCGCAAGGCGGCCTACGCCGCCAAGGCGCAGGCCAACAACGCCACCGTCGAGGAATATGCGCTGTCGAGTGGCTGCCAGTTGATCCTCAACACCCAGCCGGGCGAAAAGTATCAGGCCCCCGACGGAAGCTGGCAGACCCGCGGAAGTTCGCCGCCGCAGCGTGATAGCCGCTGTCCGTAA
- a CDS encoding YnbE family lipoprotein — protein sequence MITPRLTHRSKAAKIGRMVGETSLWRRVIAVSSMAGAMALSACVSVKAPDKPIVIELNINIRQEVVYRLAEDAKNTIKDNPGIF from the coding sequence ATGATCACCCCGCGATTGACCCACCGCAGCAAGGCTGCAAAAATCGGCCGCATGGTGGGGGAAACGAGTTTATGGCGACGCGTGATCGCCGTGTCGTCGATGGCGGGAGCGATGGCGCTGTCGGCTTGTGTTTCGGTAAAGGCACCGGACAAGCCCATCGTCATCGAGCTCAACATCAACATTCGCCAGGAGGTGGTCTACCGCCTAGCGGAAGATGCCAAGAACACGATCAAGGACAATCCGGGGATTTTCTGA